Proteins found in one Xenopus laevis strain J_2021 chromosome 1L, Xenopus_laevis_v10.1, whole genome shotgun sequence genomic segment:
- the gadd45g.L gene encoding growth arrest and DNA damage inducible gamma L homeolog, protein MTLEEVHGQETVVESTDRMQSAGKSLHELLVSAQRQECLTVGVYESAKVMNVDPDSVTFCILAADEYDEGDIALQIHFTLIQAFCCENDIDIVRLNDTEKVAQILGLTDESAEPKDLHCILITNPNEDAWKDPALEKLAIFCEESRKVYDWVPTITLPE, encoded by the exons ATGACTCTGGAAGAAGTTCACGGACAAGAAACCGTTGTTGAAAGCACTGACAG AATGCAAAGTGCTGGCAAATCCCTGCATGAGCTACTGGTCTCTGCCCAGAGACAGGAATGTCTGACCGTTGGAGTCTATGAGTCTGCCAAAGTCATGAATGT AGATCCAGACAGTGTTACATTCTGCATTTTGGCTGCTGATGAATACGACGAAGGTGATATAGCCCTTCAGATCCACTTCACTCTGATTCAAGCTTTCTGCTGTGAAAATGACATCGATATCGTGAGGCTGAACGACACAGAAAAAGTCGCTCAAATACTAGGCTTAACTGATGAGTCTGCAGAACCCAAGGACCTGCACTGCATCCTTATTACG AATCCAAATGAGGATGCATGGAAAGATCCAGCTCTGGAGAAACTTGCTATATTCTGCGAGGAAAGCCGCAAAGTCTATGACTGGGTTCCCACTATCACCCTGCCCGAGTGA